In Solenopsis invicta isolate M01_SB chromosome 6, UNIL_Sinv_3.0, whole genome shotgun sequence, the genomic window CTCTTCGACGTAAATGCGATGAATTCGGATTTCATTTTAGAAAAGAATCTTTCTGATATTTGagaaagaaacaaatataataatcattgtGTTGGAAATTATATtgtgtatgaaaaatgttaacataGAAGTTAATAATTGATCGTGCATACATTTCTGTGTTATTCCCACAAATTAtagatgtatgtataatataattgttcttCAATGTTTGtcgtaattttaattcatactcACGGATAATCTTTTAATCTCttcagatataaaatttttaatgttcaaTACACATTATTTCATGTAATCAAAATGACGTTTccacaatttatttcatttttcaaaattttttacttatcttAATCAATGTCTTTCATTATTCTAGCTATTTCGTGCAAAATCCAAACAGTTGTCAAGGTCAATAAGAAATACATCTGACGTTCtgtcataatttaataaattaattttttgttatcctcttttattatcaaaaagttacaaattagaATTTCAACTAAaattttgcaagaataaatttgtaatcatTTGAAATTAGTTACTAATGAATTGCACGCAATTTGATACAAATAAGGGTGCACTCACAAGGAATGCGGAATGGCAAAACTGCGGAACTGCGGAACGTTTGTGATTGGTAGTAGTTTCATCTGCCGATTTCGCCGTTTTCCTTCTGCGTCGGAAACTCGGGAAGCAGCGGAGAAGATGCAAAACACAATTAAACGCGACACATCTTCGCACAATACATCTCATCCGACTGACGACGAATGTTGGCACGAACGCCCGATAATTTACTTCACTTCCAAAACTCCACgaaactctcgaaacactcgttcgcgtcaaaaactcgtacgagACGACGAgaatgcgagttgaaatgcgcccgCGACGCGCCACGAGCTACGACTTAACGGCGCAGCGGCGCGCAGGTGCCAGTCACGTGATTCCAcgtcacgccgctacgcaggctacgcagtacgcagtgccactagtgccagcagtcggtcggttagggagcacggtGAAGAAGGTCGCGATGCGTCACAGCGCACAACTCGTATCCTCGTCATCCCGTGCACAAGTGTTTGATACGAGCGAGTGTCTCAAGAGTGTCGTGGACTGCCGAAAGTGAAGTGTCGCGGCCTTCGTACTGACGTCCGTCGTGTCGaatgcatggtgcgaagtcgtgtcgcgttcaatcgtgtttcgcagcttctccgttgcccagcaaacacagttacgTAACAGCAACGTTGACGCAATAAACCcgaaagtaacacgcaatataacgtgtccgttacatgtaacgtccacgttagttgtaatttcccactcatagaACATTGcagttatataacataaatatgcaattttatattacagcGATGTAGTGTGCTTAAAATGTTACATaactgtaatataatattaatgtagcCCAAACAAATATTTGGAACGTTGTTATATTGCTGTAACCCGTGTTATGTTactaaacttaattttatttgccTTTTTTCACATACTAATTTCAGAAAAGaactttgaattaatttaaagcaAAAGCAAACAAAACAGTTTGTCTTTGCTTTGAAATAATCGAAAGATCTTTTCTGGAATTAGATGTGAAAAAGGCAAATGAATTTaacgagaaatataataatacttaatgtataaggagaaataaaatacttaatttgtatattaaacttaagtatatcacattttattttaattaaagtatatcacattttatttgttGCATATGAAACTTAAAGTacatcacattttattttacatctcaTTTTACATCTCTATAAAGCAAAACAGTCTGTCAAATCTATAACATATATAggataaaatttctatttaaagaaaatttatataaaaataaaaatttaatttttaaatgtataattcataaaatatatgaattttattatataatataatatagaaacttttaatatttaatattgggTGATTAAAAGTTCGTAGcgttttacaaaaaaacttttttttagtaaaattcaaatatttttcttagagTAAAACGctacaaactttttttccacaatTCTAATATAGGAACTTTTAATTTGAActtttattttgaacatttaattctaattattttcgACCTCAATATTTTCCTTTGCTCGTTCTCTATCATTTCGTTGTTTCGCAAAGCGTAGCCACTCTGCAACAACGTTTTCAAATTCTGCTTCAGTGAACGTCGTGTAACGTGCTATTACCTCTTCTGGAAAAGAAatgacatatttaataaaattgttacaatacAAAGTTctaatttattgatataacaTTTGTAacgtactttttataatttgtatgagATGTAAGTttgaaacttgaaaattttgtcGCAGTCCTTTCCAGGAACATCCCATGGAGCATTgatttgtaaatgtttttttaagaataCGAAGAATGTTATCTCTGGCGTTATTACCACCCGTTTTTGATAAAAACTCtttctattaaaacaaaaaaatagtaaataaatttatgtatatatatacatatacatgtattcaAATTGGTATTGAAGTGGAATTTTAACTATGGTCACCATATTGGGCATGAGTTAAAATCTCAGtagcattgtaaaatattgaaaaataagtaCGATAGTcttgtataatttatgtttaactAAATTGTATTGGAAaacttaaaagttaaatttgtagACTTACAAACTGTATCACAGCATCATCTGATGCTTTCAGTAACGCATCAAATTCCTTAATGACTGCAACTGTTGTTAACGGTAAATATGGTTTTATAAGATCGTCCTTAATTTTATTAGGACTTAATGCGCGGTTTTTCAACgcgttttctatttttactaatcGTTGTAGTATCTGTCTTTGAGTAACATTCGATGCTGCTTGCATACGCAACATTTGTTGTATGTCAACtgcaacagaaaaaaaattatgtatataaaatgatagCTTCTAAGTTGAAtgcaaataatatacaaaaatgatttaccATTTACATTAAATACGTCTTCTACGTTTTCCATGGGAGTGTTATctacaaaatttcattaaagtttACATACAGGTGTTACAACAAATATTTGgcgatattaatattgaatgtaTATACCTATTATTATTGGTGCATCAAAAATATTAGGACGTTCATTCTCCTCGTCTTCCATCACTGTGTCTTTTTCTTCTGCAATTTGAACCATAAAATCCAAGTTTGAAGGAGCTGGCGGTGGTGCCTGGCCAATATTGCTCTTGTTAAATGcgcagtttttatttatttgtttttctgtaaacagttatataattttatttcaataatatatataaatatattgagatATAAGAAACAACAATGcaagataattatatagaaattataaacaaagtataCGGTGCGTTTACTTTGTACACTTTTATGATAATAGcgtcattctatttttattgctcattactctaatgaaaatttttctcataatttttatacgaactgaaacatttttcagaaatactcagaaaatctacatctcttaaaatttttcatacatatacaTTCGAAGAAATTCTGTGATTTCtcatgttataatttaaaaaaaatacttttaacgtttttagattttttaacattttattaaaaattatagaataatcgaaattatagaaattttataaaaaatcttaggaattttaaaatatttcataattaactaaaagaaaaattctgaGTAAAGGTGTTTTCTAAGTATTTTTGAAGAGttctaattcgtataaaaaatctaaaaaagttataaaattatacagaatatctgaaaaaaatttttaaattatataaaaaattttggaaaaattttttctggctattttattaataaagataattccttcaatatgaaaagaaaatgtagaTAAAATCGGAATTTTTCTATAACAACGATACAttacttgtaataaattttcgAGGTTGACGGAAATCCTCGTCTTCACTGTCGCTGTTCGCAAAACGACTGTTTAATACTGGTTGCCGCTTTCCTCGGCCCAGTCGTTCTTCATCGGTTGTTTCGTAATTAGAATCTGCTGCACATTTACGAGCTGACTCAATAGTTGCTGTgataaagaaaaacattaacatttatgttatttgtttgcTAATCAACCTAGTTTTAATATCTACTAGAAACAATAttactaaaatcattaaaacatgaatttttctctacatatttatgtattatgtgATACTTTATTACTTACTAAGcgataaaaggaaataaatgttatactttatgcgttattttatgttttatgttataaattctataatatattaacGTTTATACTTACTGCAATGTTTTATGATGTTCACTTCGTAATGTTTCCATGAAGAAAAATCAGGACTTTCGCAGTTCAGTATTAATGTTGCACTGTTTGCCGTTCGAGGTGGCCACCAACAATATTGAATATTCTTTTCTTGAAACAACCATGTCGTTGGAATTTCGGAATACGAAGaatcacataaaaatttaaccaccgcatactttttcttttcatagctcattttgtaaaaatatgtagaaaatatcCAATGTATCAGAAactgaaaacaaaaaattagtgtaataatattatcaataattgatTAAACAAGTGATTGctcaatattacataatttttaaatagaaaaacagATGGGAAAGAAAGATTGCATaggttaattttttatcaaaaagtaTCAAGATGTTTGTCAATCCTCTTTAGTGAatttttcaattactttttgtaaaaaataaaagataattataaatagattacaaatatatattttatattatatttttttactattttaaagaaatgaacTGCGAAAATCTTCTGATGTTCATTATTTGTTATCATGCAAATAATCACAAGTATAACTGCGTCATTCTCAATGAAaccttatataaataatacttttaatgttaataataattaaaatacaaatagttTCTTTCTATGATCTAGCAACGACACTAAAAGATACAAACAAAATAACacccttttggacacagcacgattggacaccaccactcacagcgcttgaccagtggtaaaactctaggcatcggccgctatgagtggtggtgtccaatcgtgcgtaCCCCAAAACCAAAATAGTCGCTATtcatagaaagaaaattttattttgattatgattacatatcaaatattattttacacaagGTCTCATTGCAAATAATCAATTTGTATCTATAATCATATATAAGGTATCAATAATGCACATTAGGAAACAGTTCCAGTTACAGTAGTTTTTAACTTCGTTGCATAATATTGTACTTAATACAAAACTTAAGActgtgatttttttacatttgaaatataaatttataaaaaaaggtttCCAGAAAAATAACGGAATGTAAATGAAATGATCAGTCTTccaaatctttcttttttcattagtctaattataagttatgtaaaatgaaatataGCTTTCATACAGTATAATACCATAGTATTACTATGACAATACTGTACTCACctatgaattattataatacataaattagaaataaaaatttcttttttgcaatatttaatgtaaggcaaaagaaacaataaataaataacttttacataaattttatataaaatgcgtataacaatgaacaaaataaaactacATTTAACTAAAGTTGTCTAATTATTCGTACTTTGTAGTGGTATTGTTATATAAGAATCAGTttcatctaaatttttaatttttatgcactttctttttatttgcgttattgaaattttaattatgtctgCAGTAGtatcttttgatattttaaatattccaatttttttggAAGGAAACGGtatatcaaaaaaattctttggaTTTAAATAACGTTTT contains:
- the LOC120358125 gene encoding uncharacterized protein LOC120358125, with the protein product MPFLIHWIFSTYFYKMSYEKKKYAVVKFLCDSSYSEIPTTWLFQEKNIQYCWWPPRTANSATLILNCESPDFSSWKHYEVNIIKHCTTIESARKCAADSNYETTDEERLGRGKRQPVLNSRFANSDSEDEDFRQPRKFITKKQINKNCAFNKSNIGQAPPPAPSNLDFMVQIAEEKDTVMEDEENERPNIFDAPIIIDNTPMENVEDVFNVNVDIQQMLRMQAASNVTQRQILQRLVKIENALKNRALSPNKIKDDLIKPYLPLTTVAVIKEFDALLKASDDAVIQFKEFLSKTGGNNARDNILRILKKTFTNQCSMGCSWKGLRQNFQVSNLHLIQIIKKEVIARYTTFTEAEFENVVAEWLRFAKQRNDRERAKENIEVENN